A window from Peromyscus eremicus chromosome 1, PerEre_H2_v1, whole genome shotgun sequence encodes these proteins:
- the Supt5h gene encoding transcription elongation factor SPT5 isoform X2 → MSDSEDSNFSEEEDSERSSEAEEAEAEDERRSVAGSEKEEEPEEEEEEEEEEYDEEEEEEDDDRPPKKPRHGGFILDEADVDDEYEDEDQWEDGAEDILEKASNIDNVVLDEDRSGARRLQNLWRDQREEELGEYYMKKYAKSSVGETVYGGSDELSDDITQQQLLPGVKDPNLWTVKCKIGEERATAISLMRKFIAYQFTDTPLQIKSVVAPEHVKGYIYVEAYKQTHVKQAIEGVGNLRLGYWNQQMVPIKEMTDVLKVVKEVANLKPKSWVRLKRGIYKDDIAQVDYVEPSQNTISLKMIPRIDYDRIKARMSLKDWFAKSKKFKRPPQRLFDAEKIRSLGGDVASDGDFLIFEGNRYSRKGFLFKSFAMSAVITEGVKPTLSELEKFEDQPEGIDLEVVTEGTGKEREHNFQPGDNVEVCEGELINLQGKVLSVDGNKITIMPKHEDLKDMLEFPAQELRKYFKMGDHVKVIAGRFEGDTGLIVRVEENFVILFSDLTMHELKVLPRDLQLCSETASGVDVGGQHEWGELVQLDPRTVGVIVRLERETFQVLNMHGKVVTVRHQAVTQKKDNRFAVALDSDQNNIHVKDIVKVIDGPHSGREGEIRHLYRSFAFLHCKKLVENGGMFVCKARHLVLAGGSKPRDVTNLTVGGFTPMSPRISSPMHPSAEGQHGGFGSPGGGMSRGRGRRDNELIGQTVRISQGPYKGYIGVVKDATESTARVELHSTCQTISVDRQRLTTVDSQRPGGMTSTYGRTPMYGSQTPMYGSGSRTPMYGSQTPLQDGSRTPHYGSQTPLHDGSRTPAQSGAWDPNNPNTPSRAEEEYEYAFDDEPTPSPQAYGGTPNPQTPGYPDPSSPQVNPQYNPQTPGTPAMYNTDQFSPYAAPSPQGSYQPSPSPQSYHQVAPSPAGYQNTHSPASYHPTPSPMAYQASPSPSPVGYSPMTPGAPSPGGYNPHTPGSGIEQNSSDWVTTDIQVKVRDTYLDTQVVGQTGVIRSVTGGMCSVYLKDSEKVVSISSEHLEPITPTKNNKVKVILGEDREATGVLLSIDGEDGIIRMDLEDQQIKILNLRFLGKLLEA, encoded by the exons ATGTCGGACAGCGAGGACAGCAACTTCTCCGAGGAGGAGGACAGCGAGCGCAGCAGCGAGGCGGAGGAGGCCGAG GCCGAGGATGAACGACGGAGTGTAGCAGGCAGTGAAAAGGAAGAGGAgcctgaagaagaggaggaggaggaagaagaagaatacgatgaggaggaagaggaagaagatgatgaCCGGCCCCCAAAGAAACCACGCCATGGGggattcattttggatgaggcTG ATGTAGATGATGAATATGAGGATGAGGACCAGTGGGAAGATGGAGCTGAAGATATCCTGGAGAAAG CCTCCAATATTGATAACGTTGTCCTGGATGAAGACCGCTCTGGGGCTCGCCGTCTGCAGAATCTCTGGAG GGACCAAAGGGAAGAAGAACTGGGCGAGTATTATATGAAGAAATACGCTAAATCATCTGTGGGAGAGAC GGTGTATGGAGGGTCTGATGAGCTCTCGGATGACATCACCCAGCAGCAGCTGCTCCCAGGAGTCAA GGACCCCAACCTGTGGACTGTCAAGTGTAAG ATTGGGGAGGAACGAGCCACAGCGATTTCCTTGATGCGCAAATTCATCGCTTACCAGTTCACAGACACG cccctgcagaTTAAGTCAGTGGTTGCCCCAGAGCACGTGAAGGGCTACATCTACGTGGAGGCCTACAAGCAAACCCATGTGAAGCAGGCCATTGAGGGTGTAGGCAACCTGCGGCTTGGCTACTGGAACCAGCAGATGGTGCCTATCAAGGAGATGACTGATGTACTCAAGGTGGTGAAGGAGGTGGCCAACCTGAAGCCAAAGTCCTGGGTCCGCCTCAAGCGTGGCATCTACAAAGACGACATCGCTCAG GTGGACTACGTTGAACCCAGCCAGAACACAATCTCCCTCAAGATGATCCCACGCATCGACTATGACCGCATCAAAGCCCGCATGAGCTTG AAAGACTGGTTTGCCAAAAGTAAGAAGTTCAAGCGGCCTCCACAGAGGCTCTTTGATGCTGAGAAGATCAG GTCCTTAGGGGGTGATGTTGCCTCCGATGGTGACTTCCTCATTTTCGAGGGGAACCGCTACAGCCGGAAGGGCTTCCTATTCAAGAGCTTCGCCATGTCTGCTGTG ATTACAGAGGGTGTGAAGCCCACCCTGTCAGAGCTGGAAAAGTTTGAAGATCAGCCTGAGGGCATTGACCTGGAGGTGGTGACTGAAGGCACAG GGAAGGAGCGGGAACACAATTTCCAGCCTGGGGACAATGTGGAGGTGTGCGAGGGTGAGCTCATCAACTTGCAGGGCAAGGTTCTCAGCGTGGACGGCAACAAGATCACCATCATGCCCAAGCACGAGGACCTCAAG GACATGCTTGAGTTCCCAGCCCAGGAACTTCGGAAGTACTTCAAGATGGGGGACCATGTAAAAGTGATTGCTGGCCGATTTGAGGGTGACACAGGTCTCATTGTGCGGGTGGAGGAGAACTTTGTCATTCTTTTCTCGGACCTCACCATGCATGAG TTGAAGGTGCTTCCCCGGGACCTGCAGCTCTGCTCAGAGACAGCCTCAGGTGTAGATGTCGGGGGCCAGCATGAGTGGGGTGAGCTGGTGCAGCTGGATCCCCGCACCGTGGGTGTCATCGTGCGGTTAGAGCGAGAGACCTTCCAG GTTCTGAACATGCATGGGAAGGTGGTGACTGTCAGGCACCAGGCCGTGACTCAGAAAAAGGACAACCGCTTTGCTGTGGCCCTGGACTCCGATCAGAACAACATCCATGTGAAGGACATTGTCAAGGTCATCGATGGCCCTCACTCG GGCCGAGAGGGCGAGATCCGCCATCTGTATCGCAGCTTTGCCTTCCTGCATTGCAAGAAGCTGGTGGAGAACGGCGGGATGTTTGTCTGCAAGGCACGGCACCTGGTGCTGGCTGGGGGCTCAAAG CCCCGGGATGTGACCAATTTAACTGTTGGTGGCTTCACTCCTATGAGTCCCCGGATCAGCAGCCCCATGCACCCCAGTGCTGAAG GCCAGCATGGTGGCTTTGGTAGCCCAGGTGGTGGCATGAGCAGGGGTCGAGGGCGAAGAGATAACGAGCTCATAGGCCAGACTGTGCGTATCTCCCAGGGACCCTACAAAG GCTACATTGGTGTGGTGAAGGATGCCACGGAATCCACGGCCCGAGTAGAACTGCACTCTACCTGCCAGACCATCTCTGTAGACCGCCAGCGGCTCACCACGGT TGACTCCCAGCGTCCAGGTGGCATGACCTCCACCTATGGACGGACACCCATGTATGGCTCCCAGACACCCATGTACGGCTCTGGATCCCGAACACCCATGTATGGCTCCCAGACACCTTTGCAGGATG GTAGCCGCACTCCACATTATGGCTCGCAGACGCCTCTGCATGATGGGAGCCGCACTCCTGCTCAGAGTGGGGCCTGGGACCCCAACAACCCAAACACACCTTCCAG GGCTGAGGAGGAATACGAGTATGCCTTTGACGACgagcccaccccatccccacaggCATATGGGGGAACCCCGAATCCCCAAACACCCGGCTACCCAGACCCATCATCCCCCCAGGTCAATCCACAGTACAACCCGCAGACACCAGGGACGCCAGCCAT GTACAACACGGACCAGTTCTCCCCCTACGCTGCCCCCTCTCCACAGGGGTCCTATCAGCCCAGTCCCAGCCCCCAGAGCTACCACCAAGTGGCACCAAGCCCAGCAGGCTATCAAAACACCCATTCCCCGGCCAGCTACCACCCCACACCTTCACCCATGGCCTATCAG GCCagtcccagccccagccctgttGGCTACAGTCCCATGACCCCTGGAGCTCCTTCTCCTGGAGGCTACAACCCACATACACCAGGCTCAGGCATTGAACAGAACTCCAGTGACTGGGTAACCACTGACATCCAGGTGAAGGTGCGAGATACCTATCTGGACACACAAGTAGTGGGGCAGACGGGCGTCATCCGCAGTGTCACA gGAGGCATGTGCTCTGTGTACCTGAAAGACAGTGAGAAGGTGGTCAGCATCTCCAGTGAGCACCTGGAACCCATCACCCCCACCAAGAACAACAAG GTGAAAGTGATTCTGGGTGAGGACCGAGAGGCCACCGGGGTCCTACTGAGTATTGATGGTGAGGATGGCATCATCCGAATGGACCTAGAAGACCAGCAGATTAAGATCCTGAACCTCCGCTTCCTAGGGAAGCTCCTGGAGGCCTGA
- the Supt5h gene encoding transcription elongation factor SPT5 isoform X1: MSDSEDSNFSEEEDSERSSEAEEAEVREAEDERRSVAGSEKEEEPEEEEEEEEEEYDEEEEEEDDDRPPKKPRHGGFILDEADVDDEYEDEDQWEDGAEDILEKEEIEASNIDNVVLDEDRSGARRLQNLWRDQREEELGEYYMKKYAKSSVGETVYGGSDELSDDITQQQLLPGVKDPNLWTVKCKIGEERATAISLMRKFIAYQFTDTPLQIKSVVAPEHVKGYIYVEAYKQTHVKQAIEGVGNLRLGYWNQQMVPIKEMTDVLKVVKEVANLKPKSWVRLKRGIYKDDIAQVDYVEPSQNTISLKMIPRIDYDRIKARMSLKDWFAKSKKFKRPPQRLFDAEKIRSLGGDVASDGDFLIFEGNRYSRKGFLFKSFAMSAVITEGVKPTLSELEKFEDQPEGIDLEVVTEGTGKEREHNFQPGDNVEVCEGELINLQGKVLSVDGNKITIMPKHEDLKDMLEFPAQELRKYFKMGDHVKVIAGRFEGDTGLIVRVEENFVILFSDLTMHELKVLPRDLQLCSETASGVDVGGQHEWGELVQLDPRTVGVIVRLERETFQVLNMHGKVVTVRHQAVTQKKDNRFAVALDSDQNNIHVKDIVKVIDGPHSGREGEIRHLYRSFAFLHCKKLVENGGMFVCKARHLVLAGGSKPRDVTNLTVGGFTPMSPRISSPMHPSAEGQHGGFGSPGGGMSRGRGRRDNELIGQTVRISQGPYKGYIGVVKDATESTARVELHSTCQTISVDRQRLTTVDSQRPGGMTSTYGRTPMYGSQTPMYGSGSRTPMYGSQTPLQDGSRTPHYGSQTPLHDGSRTPAQSGAWDPNNPNTPSRAEEEYEYAFDDEPTPSPQAYGGTPNPQTPGYPDPSSPQVNPQYNPQTPGTPAMYNTDQFSPYAAPSPQGSYQPSPSPQSYHQVAPSPAGYQNTHSPASYHPTPSPMAYQASPSPSPVGYSPMTPGAPSPGGYNPHTPGSGIEQNSSDWVTTDIQVKVRDTYLDTQVVGQTGVIRSVTGGMCSVYLKDSEKVVSISSEHLEPITPTKNNKVKVILGEDREATGVLLSIDGEDGIIRMDLEDQQIKILNLRFLGKLLEA; encoded by the exons ATGTCGGACAGCGAGGACAGCAACTTCTCCGAGGAGGAGGACAGCGAGCGCAGCAGCGAGGCGGAGGAGGCCGAGGTCAGGG AGGCCGAGGATGAACGACGGAGTGTAGCAGGCAGTGAAAAGGAAGAGGAgcctgaagaagaggaggaggaggaagaagaagaatacgatgaggaggaagaggaagaagatgatgaCCGGCCCCCAAAGAAACCACGCCATGGGggattcattttggatgaggcTG ATGTAGATGATGAATATGAGGATGAGGACCAGTGGGAAGATGGAGCTGAAGATATCCTGGAGAAAG AAGAGATTGAAG CCTCCAATATTGATAACGTTGTCCTGGATGAAGACCGCTCTGGGGCTCGCCGTCTGCAGAATCTCTGGAG GGACCAAAGGGAAGAAGAACTGGGCGAGTATTATATGAAGAAATACGCTAAATCATCTGTGGGAGAGAC GGTGTATGGAGGGTCTGATGAGCTCTCGGATGACATCACCCAGCAGCAGCTGCTCCCAGGAGTCAA GGACCCCAACCTGTGGACTGTCAAGTGTAAG ATTGGGGAGGAACGAGCCACAGCGATTTCCTTGATGCGCAAATTCATCGCTTACCAGTTCACAGACACG cccctgcagaTTAAGTCAGTGGTTGCCCCAGAGCACGTGAAGGGCTACATCTACGTGGAGGCCTACAAGCAAACCCATGTGAAGCAGGCCATTGAGGGTGTAGGCAACCTGCGGCTTGGCTACTGGAACCAGCAGATGGTGCCTATCAAGGAGATGACTGATGTACTCAAGGTGGTGAAGGAGGTGGCCAACCTGAAGCCAAAGTCCTGGGTCCGCCTCAAGCGTGGCATCTACAAAGACGACATCGCTCAG GTGGACTACGTTGAACCCAGCCAGAACACAATCTCCCTCAAGATGATCCCACGCATCGACTATGACCGCATCAAAGCCCGCATGAGCTTG AAAGACTGGTTTGCCAAAAGTAAGAAGTTCAAGCGGCCTCCACAGAGGCTCTTTGATGCTGAGAAGATCAG GTCCTTAGGGGGTGATGTTGCCTCCGATGGTGACTTCCTCATTTTCGAGGGGAACCGCTACAGCCGGAAGGGCTTCCTATTCAAGAGCTTCGCCATGTCTGCTGTG ATTACAGAGGGTGTGAAGCCCACCCTGTCAGAGCTGGAAAAGTTTGAAGATCAGCCTGAGGGCATTGACCTGGAGGTGGTGACTGAAGGCACAG GGAAGGAGCGGGAACACAATTTCCAGCCTGGGGACAATGTGGAGGTGTGCGAGGGTGAGCTCATCAACTTGCAGGGCAAGGTTCTCAGCGTGGACGGCAACAAGATCACCATCATGCCCAAGCACGAGGACCTCAAG GACATGCTTGAGTTCCCAGCCCAGGAACTTCGGAAGTACTTCAAGATGGGGGACCATGTAAAAGTGATTGCTGGCCGATTTGAGGGTGACACAGGTCTCATTGTGCGGGTGGAGGAGAACTTTGTCATTCTTTTCTCGGACCTCACCATGCATGAG TTGAAGGTGCTTCCCCGGGACCTGCAGCTCTGCTCAGAGACAGCCTCAGGTGTAGATGTCGGGGGCCAGCATGAGTGGGGTGAGCTGGTGCAGCTGGATCCCCGCACCGTGGGTGTCATCGTGCGGTTAGAGCGAGAGACCTTCCAG GTTCTGAACATGCATGGGAAGGTGGTGACTGTCAGGCACCAGGCCGTGACTCAGAAAAAGGACAACCGCTTTGCTGTGGCCCTGGACTCCGATCAGAACAACATCCATGTGAAGGACATTGTCAAGGTCATCGATGGCCCTCACTCG GGCCGAGAGGGCGAGATCCGCCATCTGTATCGCAGCTTTGCCTTCCTGCATTGCAAGAAGCTGGTGGAGAACGGCGGGATGTTTGTCTGCAAGGCACGGCACCTGGTGCTGGCTGGGGGCTCAAAG CCCCGGGATGTGACCAATTTAACTGTTGGTGGCTTCACTCCTATGAGTCCCCGGATCAGCAGCCCCATGCACCCCAGTGCTGAAG GCCAGCATGGTGGCTTTGGTAGCCCAGGTGGTGGCATGAGCAGGGGTCGAGGGCGAAGAGATAACGAGCTCATAGGCCAGACTGTGCGTATCTCCCAGGGACCCTACAAAG GCTACATTGGTGTGGTGAAGGATGCCACGGAATCCACGGCCCGAGTAGAACTGCACTCTACCTGCCAGACCATCTCTGTAGACCGCCAGCGGCTCACCACGGT TGACTCCCAGCGTCCAGGTGGCATGACCTCCACCTATGGACGGACACCCATGTATGGCTCCCAGACACCCATGTACGGCTCTGGATCCCGAACACCCATGTATGGCTCCCAGACACCTTTGCAGGATG GTAGCCGCACTCCACATTATGGCTCGCAGACGCCTCTGCATGATGGGAGCCGCACTCCTGCTCAGAGTGGGGCCTGGGACCCCAACAACCCAAACACACCTTCCAG GGCTGAGGAGGAATACGAGTATGCCTTTGACGACgagcccaccccatccccacaggCATATGGGGGAACCCCGAATCCCCAAACACCCGGCTACCCAGACCCATCATCCCCCCAGGTCAATCCACAGTACAACCCGCAGACACCAGGGACGCCAGCCAT GTACAACACGGACCAGTTCTCCCCCTACGCTGCCCCCTCTCCACAGGGGTCCTATCAGCCCAGTCCCAGCCCCCAGAGCTACCACCAAGTGGCACCAAGCCCAGCAGGCTATCAAAACACCCATTCCCCGGCCAGCTACCACCCCACACCTTCACCCATGGCCTATCAG GCCagtcccagccccagccctgttGGCTACAGTCCCATGACCCCTGGAGCTCCTTCTCCTGGAGGCTACAACCCACATACACCAGGCTCAGGCATTGAACAGAACTCCAGTGACTGGGTAACCACTGACATCCAGGTGAAGGTGCGAGATACCTATCTGGACACACAAGTAGTGGGGCAGACGGGCGTCATCCGCAGTGTCACA gGAGGCATGTGCTCTGTGTACCTGAAAGACAGTGAGAAGGTGGTCAGCATCTCCAGTGAGCACCTGGAACCCATCACCCCCACCAAGAACAACAAG GTGAAAGTGATTCTGGGTGAGGACCGAGAGGCCACCGGGGTCCTACTGAGTATTGATGGTGAGGATGGCATCATCCGAATGGACCTAGAAGACCAGCAGATTAAGATCCTGAACCTCCGCTTCCTAGGGAAGCTCCTGGAGGCCTGA
- the Supt5h gene encoding transcription elongation factor SPT5 isoform X3: MSDSEDSNFSEEEDSERSSEAEEAEAEDERRSVAGSEKEEEPEEEEEEEEEEYDEEEEEEDDDRPPKKPRHGGFILDEADVDDEYEDEDQWEDGAEDILEKASNIDNVVLDEDRSGARRLQNLWRDQREEELGEYYMKKYAKSSVGETVYGGSDELSDDITQQQLLPGVKDPNLWTVKCKIGEERATAISLMRKFIAYQFTDTPLQIKSVVAPEHVKGYIYVEAYKQTHVKQAIEGVGNLRLGYWNQQMVPIKEMTDVLKVVKEVANLKPKSWVRLKRGIYKDDIAQVDYVEPSQNTISLKMIPRIDYDRIKARMSLKDWFAKSKKFKRPPQRLFDAEKIRSLGGDVASDGDFLIFEGNRYSRKGFLFKSFAMSAVITEGVKPTLSELEKFEDQPEGIDLEVVTEGTGKEREHNFQPGDNVEVCEGELINLQGKVLSVDGNKITIMPKHEDLKDMLEFPAQELRKYFKMGDHVKVIAGRFEGDTGLIVRVEENFVILFSDLTMHELKVLPRDLQLCSETASGVDVGGQHEWGELVQLDPRTVGVIVRLERETFQVLNMHGKVVTVRHQAVTQKKDNRFAVALDSDQNNIHVKDIVKVIDGPHSGREGEIRHLYRSFAFLHCKKLVENGGMFVCKARHLVLAGGSKPRDVTNLTVGGFTPMSPRISSPMHPSAEGQHGGFGSPGGGMSRGRGRRDNELIGQTVRISQGPYKGYIGVVKDATESTARVELHSTCQTISVDRQRLTTVDSQRPGGMTSTYGRTPMYGSQTPMYGSGSRTPMYGSQTPLQDGSRTPHYGSQTPLHDGSRTPAQSGAWDPNNPNTPSRYNTDQFSPYAAPSPQGSYQPSPSPQSYHQVAPSPAGYQNTHSPASYHPTPSPMAYQASPSPSPVGYSPMTPGAPSPGGYNPHTPGSGIEQNSSDWVTTDIQVKVRDTYLDTQVVGQTGVIRSVTGGMCSVYLKDSEKVVSISSEHLEPITPTKNNKVKVILGEDREATGVLLSIDGEDGIIRMDLEDQQIKILNLRFLGKLLEA, from the exons ATGTCGGACAGCGAGGACAGCAACTTCTCCGAGGAGGAGGACAGCGAGCGCAGCAGCGAGGCGGAGGAGGCCGAG GCCGAGGATGAACGACGGAGTGTAGCAGGCAGTGAAAAGGAAGAGGAgcctgaagaagaggaggaggaggaagaagaagaatacgatgaggaggaagaggaagaagatgatgaCCGGCCCCCAAAGAAACCACGCCATGGGggattcattttggatgaggcTG ATGTAGATGATGAATATGAGGATGAGGACCAGTGGGAAGATGGAGCTGAAGATATCCTGGAGAAAG CCTCCAATATTGATAACGTTGTCCTGGATGAAGACCGCTCTGGGGCTCGCCGTCTGCAGAATCTCTGGAG GGACCAAAGGGAAGAAGAACTGGGCGAGTATTATATGAAGAAATACGCTAAATCATCTGTGGGAGAGAC GGTGTATGGAGGGTCTGATGAGCTCTCGGATGACATCACCCAGCAGCAGCTGCTCCCAGGAGTCAA GGACCCCAACCTGTGGACTGTCAAGTGTAAG ATTGGGGAGGAACGAGCCACAGCGATTTCCTTGATGCGCAAATTCATCGCTTACCAGTTCACAGACACG cccctgcagaTTAAGTCAGTGGTTGCCCCAGAGCACGTGAAGGGCTACATCTACGTGGAGGCCTACAAGCAAACCCATGTGAAGCAGGCCATTGAGGGTGTAGGCAACCTGCGGCTTGGCTACTGGAACCAGCAGATGGTGCCTATCAAGGAGATGACTGATGTACTCAAGGTGGTGAAGGAGGTGGCCAACCTGAAGCCAAAGTCCTGGGTCCGCCTCAAGCGTGGCATCTACAAAGACGACATCGCTCAG GTGGACTACGTTGAACCCAGCCAGAACACAATCTCCCTCAAGATGATCCCACGCATCGACTATGACCGCATCAAAGCCCGCATGAGCTTG AAAGACTGGTTTGCCAAAAGTAAGAAGTTCAAGCGGCCTCCACAGAGGCTCTTTGATGCTGAGAAGATCAG GTCCTTAGGGGGTGATGTTGCCTCCGATGGTGACTTCCTCATTTTCGAGGGGAACCGCTACAGCCGGAAGGGCTTCCTATTCAAGAGCTTCGCCATGTCTGCTGTG ATTACAGAGGGTGTGAAGCCCACCCTGTCAGAGCTGGAAAAGTTTGAAGATCAGCCTGAGGGCATTGACCTGGAGGTGGTGACTGAAGGCACAG GGAAGGAGCGGGAACACAATTTCCAGCCTGGGGACAATGTGGAGGTGTGCGAGGGTGAGCTCATCAACTTGCAGGGCAAGGTTCTCAGCGTGGACGGCAACAAGATCACCATCATGCCCAAGCACGAGGACCTCAAG GACATGCTTGAGTTCCCAGCCCAGGAACTTCGGAAGTACTTCAAGATGGGGGACCATGTAAAAGTGATTGCTGGCCGATTTGAGGGTGACACAGGTCTCATTGTGCGGGTGGAGGAGAACTTTGTCATTCTTTTCTCGGACCTCACCATGCATGAG TTGAAGGTGCTTCCCCGGGACCTGCAGCTCTGCTCAGAGACAGCCTCAGGTGTAGATGTCGGGGGCCAGCATGAGTGGGGTGAGCTGGTGCAGCTGGATCCCCGCACCGTGGGTGTCATCGTGCGGTTAGAGCGAGAGACCTTCCAG GTTCTGAACATGCATGGGAAGGTGGTGACTGTCAGGCACCAGGCCGTGACTCAGAAAAAGGACAACCGCTTTGCTGTGGCCCTGGACTCCGATCAGAACAACATCCATGTGAAGGACATTGTCAAGGTCATCGATGGCCCTCACTCG GGCCGAGAGGGCGAGATCCGCCATCTGTATCGCAGCTTTGCCTTCCTGCATTGCAAGAAGCTGGTGGAGAACGGCGGGATGTTTGTCTGCAAGGCACGGCACCTGGTGCTGGCTGGGGGCTCAAAG CCCCGGGATGTGACCAATTTAACTGTTGGTGGCTTCACTCCTATGAGTCCCCGGATCAGCAGCCCCATGCACCCCAGTGCTGAAG GCCAGCATGGTGGCTTTGGTAGCCCAGGTGGTGGCATGAGCAGGGGTCGAGGGCGAAGAGATAACGAGCTCATAGGCCAGACTGTGCGTATCTCCCAGGGACCCTACAAAG GCTACATTGGTGTGGTGAAGGATGCCACGGAATCCACGGCCCGAGTAGAACTGCACTCTACCTGCCAGACCATCTCTGTAGACCGCCAGCGGCTCACCACGGT TGACTCCCAGCGTCCAGGTGGCATGACCTCCACCTATGGACGGACACCCATGTATGGCTCCCAGACACCCATGTACGGCTCTGGATCCCGAACACCCATGTATGGCTCCCAGACACCTTTGCAGGATG GTAGCCGCACTCCACATTATGGCTCGCAGACGCCTCTGCATGATGGGAGCCGCACTCCTGCTCAGAGTGGGGCCTGGGACCCCAACAACCCAAACACACCTTCCAG GTACAACACGGACCAGTTCTCCCCCTACGCTGCCCCCTCTCCACAGGGGTCCTATCAGCCCAGTCCCAGCCCCCAGAGCTACCACCAAGTGGCACCAAGCCCAGCAGGCTATCAAAACACCCATTCCCCGGCCAGCTACCACCCCACACCTTCACCCATGGCCTATCAG GCCagtcccagccccagccctgttGGCTACAGTCCCATGACCCCTGGAGCTCCTTCTCCTGGAGGCTACAACCCACATACACCAGGCTCAGGCATTGAACAGAACTCCAGTGACTGGGTAACCACTGACATCCAGGTGAAGGTGCGAGATACCTATCTGGACACACAAGTAGTGGGGCAGACGGGCGTCATCCGCAGTGTCACA gGAGGCATGTGCTCTGTGTACCTGAAAGACAGTGAGAAGGTGGTCAGCATCTCCAGTGAGCACCTGGAACCCATCACCCCCACCAAGAACAACAAG GTGAAAGTGATTCTGGGTGAGGACCGAGAGGCCACCGGGGTCCTACTGAGTATTGATGGTGAGGATGGCATCATCCGAATGGACCTAGAAGACCAGCAGATTAAGATCCTGAACCTCCGCTTCCTAGGGAAGCTCCTGGAGGCCTGA